One Thalassophryne amazonica chromosome 10, fThaAma1.1, whole genome shotgun sequence genomic region harbors:
- the LOC117519272 gene encoding ICOS ligand-like — translation MCPQWAMLLALWHPGLLLTFLGFSACVEEQCVLGIVGQPVSLPCFYREQGVASVNVTVEWRRDNEVLLRSVWAEDGTVETWSTNSSKISANAPQTGNFSLELPAVVPEQPKMYYSLFVISQENHSVPMCTVCLRTAASFSFPLLQKEEKTQGDEMVFLCHSSGGYPEPVVSWLINDVEEPPNSSVRTTTVPLPGSHLYNITSQLRVNISQDFTVSCIIKNQPMNQTLMSKSSGVQDSVVVTRVSQAMWIFSTALCVVVGILVVIGVAYQIHLDRNQKKRYQQPQPARGYKRRRPYDEETTGMTLEAHECLTETDV, via the exons ATGTGCCCTCAGTGGGCAATGCTGCTGGCACTGTGGCACCCAGGACTGCTGCTCACCTTCCTTGGTTTCAGCGCCTGTGTAG AAGAACAGTGTGTCCTCGGGATCGTGGGCCAGCCGGTGTCATTGCCCTGCTTCTACCGTGAACAAGGAGTGGCCTCTGTCAATGTTACCGTTGAGTGGAGGAGAGACAATGAAGTGTTGCTCAGATCAGTGTGGGCTGAAGATGGAACTGTGGAAACATGGAGCactaacagcagcaaaatctctgCTAATGCTCCACAAACAGGAAACTTCTCTTTGGAGCTGCCTGCCGTTGTTCCTGAACAGCCTAAAATGTATTATAGTCTATTTGTTATTTCACAGGAGAATCACAGTGTTCCAATGTGCACAGTGTGCCTCAGGACAGCAG CTAGTTTCAGCTTTCCACTACtgcaaaaagaggaaaaaacacagGGTGATGAAATGGTTTTCTTATGCCACTCCAGCGGTGGCTATCCCGAACCTGTAGTTTCCTGGCTCATCAATGACGTAGAGGAGCCCCCCAACAGCTCGGTGAGGACCACAACAGTACCACTGCCGGGCTCACACCTCTACAACATCACAAGCCAGCTCAGAGTTAACATTTCCCAGGATTTCACTGTGTCGTGCATCATAAAGAACCAGCCCATGAATCAAACATTAATGTCCAAAAGCA GTGGTGTGCAGGACAGTGTGGTGGTGACTCGAGTTTCACAGGCCATGTGGATTTTCAGCACAGCTCTCTGTGTGGTAGTCGGGATCCTGGTGGTGATAGGGGTGGCCTATCAGATCCACCTGGACAGGAATCAAAAGAAACGCTACCAACAACCACAACCAGCAAGAG